Proteins encoded within one genomic window of uncultured Desulfobacter sp.:
- a CDS encoding phage baseplate assembly protein V codes for MSERKFYGKYRGMVVNNVDPEGRGRLLVQVADVLGMGVSSWAMPCLPFAGIQMGMYVVPPPNAGVWVEFEKGDPDYPIWTGCWWGTPLETPLTAQTAPPALPIVILETAAKNGFVISDTPVPVVPPLPMGLPTGGIILRSGTSYVRIDAAGVSIYGPTVTINGTSMVDINSTALTVTGPGTPV; via the coding sequence TATGGTGGTCAACAATGTCGACCCGGAGGGCCGGGGACGGCTTCTGGTGCAAGTTGCAGACGTGCTGGGAATGGGCGTCTCCTCCTGGGCGATGCCATGTCTGCCCTTTGCCGGTATCCAAATGGGGATGTATGTTGTGCCGCCACCGAACGCGGGTGTATGGGTCGAATTTGAAAAGGGTGACCCGGACTATCCCATCTGGACGGGATGCTGGTGGGGCACTCCGCTTGAGACTCCCCTGACGGCACAGACGGCCCCCCCTGCCCTGCCCATCGTGATTTTGGAGACCGCCGCCAAGAACGGTTTTGTGATCAGTGACACGCCGGTACCGGTGGTGCCGCCGTTGCCTATGGGACTGCCCACCGGCGGCATCATCCTTCGAAGCGGTACTTCTTACGTACGGATTGATGCCGCAGGGGTCAGTATCTACGGACCGACCGTGACGATTAATGGTACCAGTATGGTGGATATTAACAGTACTGCGCTGACCGTCACCGGTCCTGGAACGCCAGTGTAA
- a CDS encoding GPW/gp25 family protein, translated as MNLDYPFSFDHMGKTAASTDDDHIRNLIEQVLFTSPGERINRPDFGCGLLQLVFQPNSPELAAATQFTAQGALQQWLGDLIQVEAVTVDCDEATLQVQVQYVIRTSQTRKIELFERSVA; from the coding sequence ATGAATTTGGATTATCCATTCAGTTTCGACCATATGGGCAAGACGGCTGCAAGCACGGACGATGATCACATCCGGAATTTAATTGAACAGGTGCTGTTCACCTCGCCCGGTGAACGGATCAACCGCCCGGATTTCGGTTGCGGCCTGCTGCAACTGGTTTTTCAGCCCAACAGCCCGGAACTGGCCGCAGCTACGCAATTTACTGCGCAGGGTGCTTTGCAGCAGTGGCTGGGGGATTTGATCCAGGTGGAAGCGGTGACGGTTGACTGTGATGAGGCCACCTTGCAGGTGCAGGTACAGTACGTCATACGCACCAGTCAGACGCGTAAAATCGAGCTGTTCGAACGGAGTGTGGCATGA
- a CDS encoding putative baseplate assembly protein produces the protein MSATYFCCDEGRRRAVRETKGPNGRPVLNGIDYLEVSETDQRMLLVHFIHPLPGNTEDGVLTTDNVQVTGGVRVTDIRVEDVVATDNILQVKVDRPGDFSQYRLALVATAAQAEEPPEGFDPRLAAIEFSFKVNCPSDLDCAAQSSCPTQKAAEPAINYLAKDYASFRQLMMDRIAVLSPGWNERHAADIGVALVELLAHVGDQLSYRQDAVATEAYLGTARRRVSVKRHARLVDYFMHEGCNARVWVQVEAEGDTVNVPEKTQFFTRCAGMAVGIAPGSAEHQRVLNGTAQIFEAMHKAVLFKGHNCMSFYPWSDDRCCLPKGATNATLTGHFPDLQVGDVLILMEKYDPKTGSAADADPGRRHPVRLSRVTAKTASGSKLTDPLTGDQITEITWHEEDVLPFPICVSSRIEQADGTKETKTVGYALGNLILADHGRTIHNEFLGSVPKDEERAMPAGESWDFCSENKTQVLPARFKPRLQHLPLTHQAVRGVADLSVDGDAGKPVFFDQEAPATDVFNGSVHETLPAVRLKESDNGELSWSPQRDLLGSGPFDRDFVVETENDGTVLLRFGNDEHGMRPNAAVQFWADYRVGNGTSGNIGAGTLTHIVLDNTGVSRVWNPLPASGGVEPESMDEVRHFAPIAFRQQERAITAEDYADLAMGYSGVQNAAASLRWTGSWHTVFLVIDRVGGLPIDTDFEESLRAYLERYRMVGHDIEITGPQLVPLEITMRVCVQPDFFRSAVKQALLQIFHNATGADGREGMFHPDRFTFGQPVYASTLIAAAQAVTGVTDVELTTFQRLDQPTTDARAKGVLSMGQVEIAMLDNDPNFPDRGRFLIDVQGGK, from the coding sequence ATGAGCGCAACTTACTTTTGCTGTGATGAAGGCCGTCGCAGGGCGGTCCGGGAAACAAAAGGGCCGAATGGCCGGCCGGTACTCAACGGCATCGACTATCTGGAGGTTTCTGAAACAGATCAACGGATGCTGCTTGTGCATTTTATCCACCCCCTGCCCGGGAACACTGAGGATGGTGTGCTGACGACTGACAATGTCCAGGTAACAGGTGGGGTACGTGTAACGGATATCCGGGTAGAGGATGTTGTCGCAACAGATAATATTTTGCAGGTGAAGGTGGATCGGCCCGGTGACTTTTCCCAGTACCGGCTGGCCCTGGTGGCAACGGCAGCCCAGGCTGAGGAACCACCCGAAGGCTTCGATCCGCGCCTGGCCGCCATTGAATTTTCCTTCAAGGTGAATTGTCCGAGTGACTTGGACTGCGCTGCCCAGAGCAGCTGCCCCACCCAAAAGGCGGCAGAGCCTGCCATCAATTACCTGGCCAAAGATTATGCAAGTTTCCGGCAGCTGATGATGGACCGCATTGCCGTGCTCAGCCCGGGCTGGAACGAACGCCATGCGGCAGATATAGGCGTTGCCCTGGTGGAACTGCTGGCCCATGTGGGAGACCAGCTCAGTTACCGGCAGGACGCCGTAGCCACCGAGGCGTATCTCGGCACGGCCCGCCGTAGGGTTTCCGTCAAACGCCATGCCCGCCTGGTGGATTATTTCATGCATGAGGGGTGCAATGCCCGGGTTTGGGTCCAGGTGGAGGCAGAAGGTGACACGGTGAATGTGCCTGAAAAAACGCAGTTTTTCACTCGCTGCGCCGGCATGGCGGTGGGGATCGCCCCTGGTTCAGCCGAGCACCAGCGTGTACTCAACGGGACAGCCCAGATATTTGAGGCCATGCATAAGGCGGTACTGTTCAAGGGGCACAATTGCATGTCATTTTACCCCTGGAGTGATGATCGCTGCTGTCTGCCTAAAGGGGCCACCAATGCCACCTTGACCGGGCATTTTCCAGACTTGCAGGTGGGAGATGTCCTGATTTTGATGGAAAAATATGACCCGAAGACCGGATCGGCCGCAGATGCCGATCCGGGCCGCCGCCACCCTGTGCGCCTGAGCCGGGTGACAGCAAAGACCGCATCCGGGAGCAAACTTACCGATCCCCTCACAGGAGATCAGATCACTGAAATTACCTGGCACGAGGAGGATGTCCTGCCCTTCCCGATCTGTGTTTCATCCCGGATCGAGCAGGCGGACGGAACCAAAGAGACTAAAACCGTTGGCTATGCCCTGGGCAACCTCATCCTTGCCGACCATGGGCGTACGATTCACAACGAATTTCTCGGCAGTGTTCCCAAAGATGAAGAACGTGCCATGCCCGCCGGCGAATCTTGGGACTTTTGCAGTGAAAATAAAACCCAGGTTTTACCGGCACGGTTTAAGCCTCGCCTGCAACATCTGCCCCTGACGCACCAGGCCGTCCGAGGCGTAGCCGATCTCTCGGTGGATGGGGACGCAGGCAAGCCAGTCTTTTTTGACCAGGAAGCCCCTGCCACAGACGTTTTTAACGGATCTGTGCATGAGACTCTTCCGGCTGTTCGCCTTAAGGAGAGTGATAATGGCGAGCTCTCCTGGTCCCCCCAGCGTGACCTGCTGGGCAGCGGACCCTTTGACAGAGACTTTGTGGTGGAGACGGAAAACGACGGGACGGTTTTGCTTCGCTTTGGCAATGATGAGCATGGGATGCGGCCCAATGCAGCCGTGCAATTCTGGGCTGATTACCGGGTGGGCAACGGCACCAGCGGCAATATTGGGGCGGGGACCCTGACCCACATCGTCCTGGACAACACCGGGGTAAGCCGGGTCTGGAACCCGCTGCCTGCTTCGGGCGGTGTTGAGCCGGAGAGCATGGACGAGGTGCGTCACTTTGCGCCTATTGCCTTTAGACAACAGGAACGGGCAATAACGGCCGAAGATTATGCCGACTTAGCCATGGGGTACAGCGGGGTGCAGAATGCTGCGGCAAGCCTTCGCTGGACCGGCAGTTGGCATACTGTGTTCCTGGTCATCGACCGCGTCGGTGGCTTGCCCATTGACACGGATTTTGAAGAATCTTTGCGGGCATACCTGGAAAGATACCGTATGGTGGGCCATGATATAGAAATCACGGGACCGCAGCTCGTGCCCCTTGAAATCACCATGCGGGTCTGCGTGCAACCGGACTTTTTCCGCAGCGCAGTTAAACAGGCGCTGTTGCAAATCTTTCATAACGCCACGGGTGCTGATGGCCGCGAAGGGATGTTTCACCCGGACCGGTTCACCTTTGGACAACCGGTCTATGCCAGCACCCTGATCGCAGCCGCCCAGGCGGTGACAGGGGTTACCGACGTTGAGCTGACAACCTTTCAGCGTTTGGATCAGCCCACAACCGATGCCAGGGCCAAAGGAGTTCTATCCATGGGGCAGGTGGAGATCGCCATGCTGGACAATGATCCGAACTTTCCTGATCGGGGCAGGTTTCTTATTGATGTACAGGGGGGCAAATGA